One genomic region from Prunus persica cultivar Lovell chromosome G3, Prunus_persica_NCBIv2, whole genome shotgun sequence encodes:
- the LOC109948263 gene encoding polygalacturonase-like gives MNTDGIHIGRSTGINITATTIGTGDDCISIGDGTKDLTVTNVTCRPGHDIAIGSLGRYPEEEPVSGINIQKCTLTDTTNGVRIKTWPASPKDSTASDIHFEDITMVNVGNPILIDKEYCPWNECKKGVPSKVKISNVSFKNIKGTCTDPVAVKLACSPGLPCENVELSDIDLKYT, from the exons ATGAACACAGATGGAATTCACATCGGTCGTTCAACTGGGATCAACATCACTGCCACAACCATCGGAACTGGGGATGATTGTATTTCGATCGGTGACGGTACCAAGGACCTCACCGTGACCAACGTTACTTGCAGGCCAGGCCACGACATAGCCATCGGGAGCCTTGGAAGGTACCCAGAGGAAGAACCTGTGTCCGGCATCAATATTCAGAAAT GCACCTTGACTGATACAACGAATGGTGTGAGGATCAAAACATGGCCTGCTTCCCCAAAAGATAGCACTGCCTCGGATATTCACTTTGAGGATATTACCATGGTTAATGTTGGTAACCCTATCCTCATTGACAAAGAGTACTGCCCATGGAACGAATGCAAAAAAGGG GTTCCTTCCAAAGTTAAGATCAGCAATGTTAGCTTCAAGAACATCAAGGGCACATGTACCGACCCAGTTGCTGTGAAGCTTGCATGCAGCCCAGGCCTGccatgtgagaatgtggaatTAAGTGACATTGATCTCAAGTACACTTGA